The genomic interval AGTAACATAGTTAAAGATGCAGGGCCCGTACGCCTGGCAGAGCAGTGACAGCATTCCCACTGATAACAACATGACTCAGGCAGTTAATGTCTGCATCACTGGTATAATTTGTTATGGGACTGAGAtagagtgtatttgtgtgtgtgtgtgtgtgtgtgtacgcgcacgcattgtgtgtgtatgtgcgcgtgggTGATTGCATGCGtgcctgtctttgtgtgtgtgtgcgctcgtgcgtttgtgtgtgtgtgttcacgtgtgcgctcgtgtgtgcgtgtgcaacaGACAAACGGCGCAGTAAGAACATGAGCAGCGGGAACGTGACTGTGGGGGCGGAGACGCTGGAGCCATGTGACCACCATCTGGACTGCCTCCCTGGTTGGTCCACGTCCCTCTCCCTTGCTCTTTCCTGAGCTCCACAGAAAGCGCAAAGCATGGGCATGGGCAGCATAGCCACCTCTCTCAGACAGCTCAGACAGTGCAATGTTCAAATTATACTCCTACCAGAATTTATATTTAAGGCCCCTCTGTTTTGTTGTAATATTGTGCTAGAGTAGGGGTGTCAAAGTCatgtcctggagggccacattGTCTGGAGGTTTCTGTGGTTtccctttcaatcagcagccaattaataAGTGAGAAAAAGAGTGTGGATTCtccagccaatcaatgactacCTAATTAGTGTAACACGCTGAAGACCAGCAGATACTGCGACCCTCGGGGACTGGATTCTGGCACACGTGTGCTAGAGCATTTATGCATGTTCATTCCTTTCTTGGCTGAGTCTCCAGCCCTCACCATCATTTGCTATTATGATTCTGTAAGCTACTTTGGACAAATGCATCTGCAGAATTAACAGATAATATATTTGATCTTGCCGTAGTTATAGGAGTTGTGTCTGTTGGGATATGGAGTGATTAATGTCAGTgttggataataataataaaatgattcatttataaAGCGCTATCTCACAATCTCGAATCACCTCTCAGCGAATGGGGAAGCCCACCTCAGCCCACCCCAATGTGTAGCGCTCTCCTGCCTGATGCGCAGGCGGAATGCTCACTGCAGCTGGTGGCGAGGGAGGGACTTATGAAGAGCGCTCAAACCGTTTTGTCGAGCTGAGCTgtgttcccctccccccccccccccctccagggtcCTGCTGCGACCTGAGGCAACACGAGTGCAAGCCGCACAATCGCGGGCTCAATAACAAGTGCTACGACGACTGCATGTGCGAAGAAGGTGAGGGCTAGCCTTCGAGTCTGCCAGTCTTAAAGTGTGCCCCGAGATAGCGTACCCTAAAATGCACCCTATGCTTCCGCAAATGTACCCTGTTGCCTCCATAAATGTACCATGTACCTCCAAAAATATGCGCTATGCTTCCCCAAATGTGCTGTCTTTTCTTCTGCGCTCATGCATATTCTTTCAAGTGAAGCAGGAGAAACAGTGGTGATATAATAATGTTTATGGAATGATATTTATTAATGATTCATTCGGAGGCCTGACGGTGCTCTCGCTCGTCCCAGGGTTCCGCTGCTACGCCAAATTTCACCGGAACCGGCGGGTGACCCGCCGGAAGGGGCGCTGCGTGGAGCCCGAGTCTGCCAACAGCGAGCAGGGCGCGTTCATCACCATCTGAGGGTGTGCGGCGTACCCCCTCCCAAAACCCGGCGCTGAGAGGTTCAGCCCAGTtaaaccccaaccccacccgcCCCTCCTGGACTGCTGTCTGTATCCACTGACCTTCCCTTTGTGTTTTGGGAATAATATCACGTCAAGACGAATGCCATGGATatctttgtgttcatttttttttttcctttgtgacCTGGCAGCAAAACCTGACGTGTGTACATAAATACCTTAACAAGGATCTATttcgtatttgtttttgtttctcttttttttttacattttaataatgtgttGATATTTAAAATACCAGTGCTGCATACAggttttaaatcattttatgtaaaagggaaaaaaagatgttgctttattgtgtatgttttatttgtgcaatGCAAAAACGGGACTTTAAAGGCCTAACAGGAGTGAAAGGGGAAAGAAACGAAATGTAAAAACGTGTCATGTGAACATGCGGACGCAGAGCCTAATGGAATCCCTCTGCGGGCTCCCATCTCTGTCAGTGTACTGTCATCTGTGCGCATGACAGCTGTCTGAGGTGACATCTTAGTCACTGTGATCATACTGTGATCATCGGGCCTCCTGTAGAGTCTGAGCCTCAGAGTCCTCACTGCAAACATTTCATctgccagaaaaaaagaggaatgcTTTGTTTTCAGCTTTGGTTTCATCATTAAACCCAGCTCAACACTCTTCTTGGCTCAAGACATTTATTTGATGTTTCCTTTTCGCGGAGAAGCACTAAAGCATTAAAGTGCTGGTCACGCAAAAGGAAGTACATCTTCTCACAAAATGCTATTCCTAAATGCAGCTGTGTGGCATAACGCTTAGGCAACATTTGttgtaactgaaaaaaaggttgcaggttctaGGTCCCTGTTGGGGCACTGCTGAACCTATGTGGTGCCGGTGAGTGCAAAGATCGTGAAAAGCAGGCTTCTGTTGAAACTGTTGGTTGGCCAATAGGGGGCAGTAGACTTAGACACTGATGCAGATGAGGCTGTCTTTCAAGCCATTAAGCCATTAAACCAAGTCCTTGTCTGACTCAGCACACTTACCTACTTGCCTGAGTATGTAAGTTGAGTGTACTGAATGAAAAAGTTGCAAAGCAGGCaaaattttctctaaatgttTAATTACAATCCCTGGATTATGCACTTATTTCTGGGGTTTTATTTGGGAGCGCACTTTTTATGAAGTAAACTATACTTTCTAGGAGGTCCCATAAACCAGAGAGGAAGAAGTGCAGTCTTTTTTACTGCAAGACATTAGAAAATACTTTGAAAATAGTATGGAAGAtacttttttcataattttgcatACTGCTGATTGTGTGCTAAAATATGCACTAAACAGTAGGCAGTATGTTTACTAGACAGTACATATTTCTGAGGACACAGTAGTTAAGAGGCTGTTTCAGACATGGCCATGGTCTTGATTTACtgtgccctttaaaaaaaaaacccatgacACTTGTAGCTAAGAGCTTTTGGTTCCCAAGTGTCCTGGGAAAATTTCACTCTGCCTACAATCTAACCATGCCCCAGTTTACCTTGCTAAATAAATCCTCCCTTCTCAAACTGCTGGTCTATGGGAGTTCTAGTCCGAAATAACCACAGCACAATTCCCTCATGGGTAGTTGCAATGAGCCACTCTCCTTCATTTGAAAGCACTAATATGCTGTAGTTTGAAGGGTCTAAGTTAATGCACTTAATTAATTATGTAATGAATTAATGCGCAGGGGTACTTGATTAATAAGGACATCTTCCAAGCCAGCGAATGTCAAGATTCCAGAGCCACAATGTCTGCTGGTGTTTGATGTGTTTTCCCAGCGCCGAGCTGGATCTCTTCCAGGAGGGGATTGAGGTGTGAGCCGGGCCTCCAGTCGAACGCGGGTGTCAGTGTCAGCGTGTCAGCAGACGTGTGCACACGCTCCGTGGCGCACGCAGCATCAGCAGGACAGGGAGGCATCGATTCAGCGCGCGGAATCAATTTGCCAGTGTTTTCAGCATCATTAGCTTTGGAAGTGAGGATGTTTGACTTGTCTGCGGGGCCCTCTGTAAGCTTGAACGCTTCACCCCTCCCATCACACGCTCTGCCTGTCAAACGTTCGCTTGGGAAAAGGCCGTCGGTGTCTTTATCGATCTATTCAAAATGTCCCCGACATAAGAAAGTGCAATTCGTGCAATTCCAGGCAACTGAAGTCACCATATTGCAAATATGTCCTTTTGTTTCCATATAATGCCCCATGCTTAGGtcagcattcattttattacCAGGATAGCTAATGCTGTTTAGCTCAATGTTGATTTTGGCCTTGCACACAACATCGATATGGTGTGCGTAGCCCAGTGCTACAGATGAAAATTGCTCCAACTCTCCATTAATTTCATTGCATTTGATGCTAGAAATGGtcctaaagttctctttcataGATACAGCTAAACAACCTTTGTAATCCTTGTCAGCAAATGCACACATCATTGGCATCGTGCATAAACTTTGTatctccatttttttatttaaactttggGTTTTTACCACACGTTGAACGATTTCACCCAGCTCAAAGCTCAGTCACAGACTTTCAGAACTCCAGAACTTAGAGATGGTTCATAATGCCCTGCTGATAAAACCACACCATAGCTGTTTGATGAATGGAAAACATAAGCAGATTTTTGCTGTTCCTGAGCATTCCATTTTTGCATGACAACAACAATTCAAGGTTTCCAACAACCTGTAATACAAATTCCAGGTCCTGGCTAGCAAAATAGCAACACGGTAGGATTCCTCCTGCACTCAGCCAAAGCACTTTTACCAGCTGAGCCATTCGGAAGGCATTATTGCAACTGGAAGTCTGCTCACCTTGTGCCGCAGGTGTAAATGAAGTGTGTAAAAGTGAAAGGTGGCTCCACAGCCTGCAGAAAAATACCCTCTGGGGGATTACTGCTTTTCATCAGCAATGCAGAGTGACAAATGGGAATTTAATCTCAAGCTCCTCAATAGTCAAACATCTGCTCAGAATCACTGACAATGACCAGACATGGCTCAGATAAACCTAGACTCCAGAACAGGGCCAAGCTTCAGGTACCTGGATTGCTGAAGGAAACACTGCACAGTATACGTTGATAGTAGTTCTGGTGtgctgtattttgtgtgtgtaaattaatgaaatcaCAGTATGTCTGCTTTAATATTGCATCTCTAACATGCTCATGTAATATTATCCtgcatagtttttttcttcatgggaTAGGAAAACAGATTAATCaacaaacatcacacacacacacacacacacacacacacactgaatgattagagtgcaaaataaaatcattaagGGTGTCTTCACATCAGAGCTATTGTGTTCAGAAGATAGACCATGgcttgcatcattttcaaagcAAGGTCCCTTCCAAAGAACACGTATGCCAGTAAAGGAATTGCAGTCGCTGTTTCCCTGGGAACACTGATTTGATTTTGTAGGCGCAAGTCAATGAACAGATGGCTAGTCTCTGCTAGCGCCTGAGAAGGGGACTGTAGAGGACTGCCTGACCTTGCCTTGGCATTAAGCACTCAGCTAAGCAAAATAACAACTGCTATTCTGTACCAGCATATGTGGCCGTTACATAAATTTATTCTAGAAATCAACTAAAAGGCTGCTTGGTGACTGAAATACCTTCATAGTAGGCCTACTATTTTTTGATGAGCAAAATCATCTAAGATGAATGGTTTCCAAAGTGTCCAGATATTCAAAGAAATCGGAATAAATCTGAATCGATGGAGTGTGGCTTATGGCCAGTAAAAGCAGGCAGACCAGCATTGACTGTTGTTAGCTCATGAAGAGAACCAAGACACTTTCCTCTCCAAACCCCCATGAAATTATGAGGAACATGTTTTTACCTCAGGGATGCCACAGGATCACAGGGGATTGGCTACATGCCTATTTCTCCTTCCTGTGCACCCACAGCTTCTGGTACCTTCTCTGTGCCTCTTCATTTGTCCTACAAAATTTGTCTCCTATCTCTGAAGGCACTAACATGCTCCACACCCGCTTGGGGAATAAGAAAGAGCaatagagagagtgtgtgtatgtgctgaggacagagagacagtatatCAATATtggaaaaattacatttgtccacctgcatttgacattttacagCAATAATTCAGTCAAGCAGTCAGTCAAATGAGATacctcaaaatgtattttgtaaatgtacttttatgatgtatttttacaataaaactGGCAAAACAAATGTTGCTCCCCAGAAAGAACTGACAAACTGAAATTTGGcaaagaaagataaaaacacATTCCCTAATCGCAGGGAAACAGAATATAGTAACTGGTCTACACTCCTTCCTGAGACAGTAAACAAGGATTGACTAAGTTTATGTATAGATTAGTGCAGTTTACTTCTGTGTAAATCTGTGCTGTTGTATGTAGcatgtattataataatttctCATTGATATGATGATGCATTAGCAAATCTCTTTCATTAAAGCCTTAGAAGtaattaagcatttttgttcatattttatggATTTATAGACTTCACGCAGCCTGAAGGGCTTGCATTAATTAAGGAGCTATTGTAACTTGTGTTTTGTACCCCTCTAGTGTCCATATACAATGCACAGCCTTTGGAGTAGTACGTCGATTGTTGTCGATGAGCATATGACTTATTACCGCTGATGATATATGGACTGCAGCACAGTACGGAAAAGCAGTGATGTCAGAAAAAATTAATTGGCCCAAGTGAGAATACCCGCCATTGTAAACAAActatatatcatttttaaaatggcatattGAAAAATGACTAACTGaagaataaataatgcatacaaATCAGAGTGCCGCACGACTAAAAAAAGACCCGATAATGCCCGTAATTGATGTGCGCAGGTCCTGCATGGGGAGAGACACAATACACAAAACGCCAATGGTGCGTCCAAAGAtcctactgaaaaaaaaagctttgctaCAGACACACTTTTCCATTAAAGCTGATTCGCTGTATGTCCACCCTCACAATAAGCCGCATTCAGCCCTGTGCAGTTCTGACGTTAATTACGCAGTGAGGTCTCGTCTTCTGAGAGGCCACAGTACAGGGAAGACACGGTACAGAGAATCTGATGTGCCTCGTGACCCTTCTTGGAGGACCAAGTTTTGAAAAGACAGTTGGCAGTTATGAGAACACTTCCTCTGTGGTGCCTTTGTGATGCGTGAACACGGAATCTTTCTTTCATTAAAGAGAGGACAATCCAATAAGGACCCTGACTCTGAACTGTGGTGAACGTCAGGaggcagaacccccccccccccacctgctggCGCATCAGTGGAAGAgctgcccccccacctctctttgCCAGTGCAGCCAAAATATAATTAAGAGCAAAGATTACAGTGCACACATTGAGCGTGAGGTTTAATCCTTTTATGAGCCTATCCAATAAATATCTGGGGGGGATAAATTGTTCTCCTAACCTGCTCTGGTCTTTTGACACCCTTCTTTTCTAGGATTCAAACTCAATTATAATGGCACAGTTGATATGAATGGACCCACAACCATGGAGTCAGAAAACCAAAGCAAAGGAGCTTACAGAATATAAAATTTGGGTTGTAATTACGATGCTTCCTCAGCTAACATTCAGGCTGATGAAACAGGATCAGTGTACACAAAAAGCAATGTACTTTGGCACAGAAGACACAAGAGGCCTCCCTACCTTGACCTCTGTTCTGTGGATGAATAAGGGCTCCTGGGCCCCTGAGCTGAGTAGCTGTCACATATCTGCCATTCTTTGACATCCACACACTCAGTGACCAGAGGTGGCCGGGTTATAACCACGGGGAGGTGGGTGTTTGACTGCAGCCTACCATCTGCTGCATCTGCAGCTGAACAAAAGACTTCCAGGTCTGAGATGACAAATGCAAGAGGACATTGATGCACCTCCCCTGGCCACAGGACGTAATGACttcttttcagttcatttctatAGAGCTTTTTTACACAGACACTGTCACACAGATGGTTTGCAGAAAAATTGGGAAGGGCTGTCCctgaaaaaacagaaaggtaaaaaaaaaaatcaaaaaggaatCAAAAATAACCTAGAGGCCCTAgataccgcccccccccccccccataaaatcACCTCCATTTTTTCAGCTTGTGCCAACATCCGAAGGgtaaaaccacaaacacagggACAATGATACTGTGTAAACAGCTAATATATCCAATGCTGtcatcaaaaacaaatatcagACTGTTTATTTAACAAGCTATTTGAATGCCTCCGGCTACAGAATCTGCTCGACTACCATGACTATTTGCCCAAAGCATTCCCCATTACCTTCCTATTACCGTTTTGCCTAACTTTAGCTACAGATACTGGACTGGCCAGCAGAGGATGGGCTACCCCTTATAAtcgggttcctcctgagatttcttacAACTGTGGTTttagcttttcattttaattgactctTTTCCAGTCCTTGAGGATTTCTTCTGAAATCTCACTTGCAAATTCATAACATGAATCTGTGTGGATGCACCCCAGTTCCCTCGTCTTACCTGGGCCAGTAAGATCTACACGTGAGCACACAGATCCCTCACCGCCTACGGTCGGCCAATTACACCACTGAGTTTTTATTCTGCTCTGTCAGTTCTTACCCTAAGAGAGCATTTTCTTTATTGCTCATTGCCCTGTGGTATCGATCCTCCAGTGTGCAATCTTCCACAGATAATTAACTCATCTTGGGTGACgggtctttttattttatccattcaATTTTCCAGGGGAAACTAAAACGGCGTCAAAAATCTTTACAATCCACACTGATTGTTTGTAGTGTACCATAAAGAATACATTTAAGCGCTTTGTCCTGTCATGTCCTCTCACATGGCCTTCTGATTACAGCTTTGTGATTAAATACCGATAAATTGCATCTCAGAGTTGAGGAAAAAGAGAGGTTGGGAGTATGGAAACAGACAGGCCCAAATGCTGTCCATCCaatgcccttgagcaaggtgcttaacctgcactgcttctgtAAATGTCCAGCTGTTTAATTGGATTGTATGCAAAGAActtaagttgctctggataacagtcTGTCTAATGCCCCATAATTGTAAAATGTCATGACAAGAGAATATCCTGAAATCAGACAAGCAATTGCAGagaggctttttttcttttctttgtcaaTACATCACTCTGTCATCTGCAGCTAAGAACAGAACGATCGGGTGGATATAACGTCATCAAATGATTATGATGTGCTATAATAATTAGGTAATCAACCTATGTCGTCTTTTTTGACTCCTCCCCCATGCTTAGGTATGCATTGAGACGCTTCAGGCAGCGGTCACatggcttgtgtttgtttgttgttctgggagggaggggtcaggaCATTTGTGCAGAGACCTGATGGTTTTTTATGCTTGTACAAGAGAGGAGATTGCCCAGAGGGGAACATAAtctacataataaaaaaatcggCGCCTGGCCATAAAACATGGAAATCCCAGCCGTGAACCTCAAGGTAACTTCCTTTATTTTAACTATGTATTATCGTGGAAACAAGAGCTATGAAGTTTGATAGCTACAGTTTGTATGAGTGGTTTCTGGAACGTTAACTGCAACAGAAGGTACAGACGTATCGCACTCGTATAGACATGTTGTAATGCTaacttttgttgttgtcattaaaaatgttatgaaaatattattattatccctATTCTCCCGGGATTGTCGTTTCTCACGAGgactaaaaaacattttttgaaagtcATAATAGTACGTTTTGAATTATATAAAACGTGCAATGCTGACACTGGTAGAAAACAAGCGCAATTGTACATCACATGTTGTTTTCCTCGTAGGCCATAGTTCTGGTGCACTGGCTTCTGACCACCTGGTGAGTAGGTTGGTAAACTTTCTGATTTGCCACGCACCTGCGGAATTTCACTTGTTGACCATTCCGGCTGGAGGGGCTGTCCCAGCCGAGCAGTGAACGCGGGAGATACTTGCCTAAATAACACATTATCCGACTACATAGCCTAAATATGATGAcccgtttttattattttaatcacttgcaaagtaattaaaatatacGCTCAACCTTTATTTATGGTGAAATAGAAGTTCCTTCCTTccttaaaaagaaataaagatagAAAGATAAACTAATaccagatacaaatatataaatacaagaTACAAGTTTTCTTTTCTATTGCCATTGTAAAACTTTCTTATAACTGTCGCTGTAAAAAGCgatgcacaaataaaattgaatttaatttaaataaaatgtgtagcATTTATAGAGTGGGTTAGATTATTTGGTGAAATCTGATCAGCCTTTTTTCATTAGCGTATGTTGATCTTTTCTGTTAGGGTTCAGGCTTATTGGTTATGATGAGTTAATATGATAACTAATACTTACTTATCGCGTATTTTCTTATCTGTGATTAAGTCCGTGTGACATGGTTCATACGAACAAGTTAAAAGGTCTCATTATTTTATTCCAGTTTGGTTGCAGCTACCACAGTTTGCGGCTACCAAAGCTATATTGCATTAAAGGCTTGTGGATCTGCAAAGTAATAGCTCTGAACAGAGCATTCTGTCTCGCTCATGTATTTCCCAGGCAGGGAATTGTGATGGATTATGTGTGTCCACTCTGTTTGcgtgtgcacgcttgtgtgtatgtgtccttCGCAGGGGATTCATGGCCTGGCTGCCCTCTTCCTATGCCTGGGGAAACTTCAgcgtgctgggggtgggggtgtgggccATCGCCCAGAGAGACTCTCTTGATGCTGTGCTGATGGTGAGGGAAAGCcttttgtttgcatgtgctATGATGCACAGTAATTGCACAGTAATTTCTCACAAGTGCTGCAGCCTACTGAGAATGCATACACTCTTCTGCAGTCTGTACTATTGTACAATCAacccagagcagcagtgtggttaTAGGCTGTTCACCAAAAGGTTGCAGCTTCAATtaccaggtaggacactgccattgtacctaaattgattcagtatatatccggctgtGTAAATGAATTCTATGTAGAAAtggaaaaagttgtgtaagtcgtttGGAACAAGGGCATTtgaaaatgcctgtaatgtaatgaacccccacccctcgcgcgcacacacacacacacacacacacacactctctctctctctcacacacatactcctgAACATCGTGTCATAAGCACCTTCTCCTCCCCAGTTCCTGGTTGGGATGACGATGACGCTGCTGACTGACGTTGTGCATTTCGGCGTTTACTATCCCCTGGCGGAGGGCCTGGCCGAGAGGAGCCGGGACACCTTCCGCTTCAGCGTGGGTATGGCCATACTCAGCCTCCTGCTGAAGCCCATATCCTGCTTCTTCCTCTACCAGATGTACCGCGAGAGGGGCGGTGAATACAACGTCAACTTCGGTAAGGAGACTGCCGGGTAGCAGAGGCACAGCAACCAAAatatgcattctctctctctctctctctctctctctctctctctgtctatctctctctctctctgtctctctctttctgtctatctctctctctttctgtctatctctctctctctgtacactaTGGCATCAAGTGATGATGCGGCTGATTCATTAGGAATGAATAAAGGAAAGTTCATTTGGATGAGGCCCATGGCCCTAAGAATAGCTTAATGAGTGTGCAGTGTTGAATGTTTcttcaagaaaacattttaagaaaatgaatatttatattataatatttatattatcacATCAGTCTAGTTTAGAAAATAATGGAGCTATTTGACTTCTGTACCACTGAACATACAAGTGAACACTGAGTGCTTGGCCTTAGCTTAAGTGCCGCATGTAGTTGCTGCTTGTTGCCCAAGTCTGTCACAAGATATAGGCTTATGCACCTCATTTGAAGATGAAACTATCAATAGACGAGAATGGTGAACATTTTAGAAATTTCAGCCATGGAACCTAAAGggatatttattgtatttattgtattgcatGGCCATTTTCTTCATGTAAATATGAGAGCTGGTAAACAAAACTGCAGATGTTTTGTCAACAGTTAGGtaataaatatttgtgtttcataACTCAGTATTGAGGGTTTGACAGCAGGGAATCAGGCTATAACCTTGTGTTGACTGTAAAGCCAACCGTAAGGCATTAGCGCCAACAGCGTGCAGCACGTGCGCCGTCTCCTTGCTCTGGACGGCCACACAGCAGACGTCTGTTAGGATTACATTACTGCTTCCATGACTGCTGTTCCACCCTGTTAGACACATTTGTTAATCGTCATGCTAACTTACTGTCGACTGCTGACTGCTTGGAATTTTATGTTACGGTTCACAAATGACGCTGCTGAGAAACTTGTTGTTGCATATGAAcgggttttaaaataaacacatgaaatcAGCACTTATTCTGAGGAAACTCAGTAGTAAAatgtagtattttattttaatggttaACATTACTACTGATCTCCGTAGAATTTTCTGCTGGGCTGAGTCACTTGAATCAATGTAGTAAAGCTTGGGTATCATTGCTTTGGGTACATGGCTTGTTGAGTTTCTGTGAATTTGCAGGGGTACGATCATTAGTTGTGCCTTCTGTGTCAGATATCCATGCAATCGTTATGCCACTAATTTATTCAATGAGCATTCTTTGTTGATTTGGCACACTGTTATAGAACCCCCCCAGTCAATACCCCTGGCACTAATCTTCATATGCACCTGGCACAGACACCTTTAAACCTCCCTGGTTTTGATTAAAATGCCACTGTGGCACgcttcagtttattttagaaagtattttttgttgttgttgttggagatggggggaggggggatttggagtgaatatttttatatcctggttttcattttataatgaggaaCTCTTGTGGTGTCAGTATGATAAAGTATATTTGGGTAACTTATGCAATGCTACTATAACTAGATAACTAActtatgcatgtacatgcataagTTGAAATcttcaatatatttatttaattatttcctcCCTTGGGATATTTAACTTATCTTTACCAGTAATTACAATGTATTGACAATATATCATATATTTTTCCTGGATGCTTGTTGAAATGGTGTGTGACAGCCTTGCATTGTCTCTGTATCTGTCTTCTTTCCCATTGTCGCCGTTACCTTCTCTTTCTTTGTGACCTCATTTCCTCTTCTTGTGTTATGACCTCTTTTCCTCATCttgctttgtgacatcacttcctctgtgTAGGGTTGCTCTTGTCTCCATCTGCTGATACtgccctctctctatctctttttgGATCGGTCCCCACGTCCTGAATCTTGGCCCTCAGAATTGGAGACTTCAGTGGACAGTCGGTGCACAACGGATAGTGCTGACAGTGCCCTGCCCATTCGCCGCTACTGAACCCCAAACCCTCCCTGTCGTCTTCTGTGGCCTTACTTCCTTAGCTTCACATCCACAATTACACTACGTTCTATTCCCCTTTCCATTAAGTAGCCAAAGAATAATGTGTCACTACTACAATTTGGTgaagtaaaattatttaaatatttgttgcaATGGGAAAAATGTTACTGATCAGGTCTTTGTTTTGAGCAATAAACAATGGAGGATTTCACATTATTGTGTAACCACTTCAGTGGGGACAATGACAGAGCAGTATTACTATTCATTCTTTAACAATAGTTCCcagtgaataaatacacaaatcagTCCAGAGAGATTggtaaataaatcatgaaaacaCGTCCCTATCAAACAATCATGCAGAGAATTCCCATCATGCCTTATCATGCTGTAATGCCTGCTTGACGGGCTACGGAGTTCCCTTTCCTGTGTTGTTACATGTCTTTCGTTTTGATTCCATCTGTGCTTCTCCACTCCTATGTGTAACCAGCTGTGTGTACTGCTGTGTAAATTCATCAtggctgtcagaaaaaaaaatcactttgtcTTGAGTTTGTTTTTCGACTTGTCACTTTGCTGCCAAAGATACGTATGTCCTTTATCTGTTCTTAACTGTAtgtttttcattcttattt from Anguilla rostrata isolate EN2019 chromosome 11, ASM1855537v3, whole genome shotgun sequence carries:
- the agtrap gene encoding type-1 angiotensin II receptor-associated protein isoform X2 → MEIPAVNLKAIVLVHWLLTTWGFMAWLPSSYAWGNFSVLGVGVWAIAQRDSLDAVLMFLVGMTMTLLTDVVHFGVYYPLAEGLAERSRDTFRFSVGMAILSLLLKPISCFFLYQMYRERGGEYNVNFDQRMSPTQENGRETGKTGRKAEKRPREATYSEPSVDRSTVDINVLGSIDEKLTKLDILDLLRSDTMELKTSVEYSHYLIGQLKTENHRTKGFTWERDSYQAIDPQDPSTISANP
- the agtrap gene encoding type-1 angiotensin II receptor-associated protein isoform X1 encodes the protein MEIPAVNLKAIVLVHWLLTTWGFMAWLPSSYAWGNFSVLGVGVWAIAQRDSLDAVLMFLVGMTMTLLTDVVHFGVYYPLAEGLAERSRDTFRFSVGMAILSLLLKPISCFFLYQMYRERGGEYNVNFADQRMSPTQENGRETGKTGRKAEKRPREATYSEPSVDRSTVDINVLGSIDEKLTKLDILDLLRSDTMELKTSVEYSHYLIGQLKTENHRTKGFTWERDSYQAIDPQDPSTISANP
- the agtrap gene encoding type-1 angiotensin II receptor-associated protein isoform X4, translated to MEIPAVNLKAIVLVHWLLTTWGFMAWLPSSYAWGNFSVLGVGVWAIAQRDSLDAVLMFLVGMTMTLLTDVVHFGVYYPLAEGLAERSRDTFRFSVGMAILSLLLKPISCFFLYQMYRERGGEYNVNFELETSVDSRCTTDSADSALPIRRY
- the agtrap gene encoding type-1 angiotensin II receptor-associated protein isoform X3 → MEIPAVNLKAIVLVHWLLTTWGFMAWLPSSYAWGNFSVLGVGVWAIAQRDSLDAVLMFLVGMTMTLLTDVVHFGVYYPLAEGLAERSRDTFRFSVGMAILSLLLKPISCFFLYQMYRERGGEYNVNFDRSPRPESWPSELETSVDSRCTTDSADSALPIRRY